From one Gemmobacter sp. genomic stretch:
- a CDS encoding aspartate aminotransferase family protein, translating into MLSDPDLIAGVPAARLARLALREARRFAAARPHSHKTLEQGAAPFLGRVPMHWMKDWPMPFPLVVASAQGARLEDIDGFGIDDFCLGDTGSMFGHSPAPVAKAIRRQATRGLTYMLPTEDALEAGRLLTERFGAFRWQIATTATDANRFALRVARAVTGRRKVLVFNGCYHGTVDDAMVALDGGRTVNRPGLVGQVTDLSDVAVSVEFNDIAAVEAALAGGEIAAVLTEPVMTNSCMVLPQAGFHDGLRTLTRRYGALLIVDETHTISSGLGGYTRVHSLSPDMFVVGKCVAGGMPAAVWGVTDDVAARLETYDATRPPGHSGMGTTLSANPMQFACLRATLDKVMTAKAYAHMEKGARRLEAGLAAAIVRHGAPWHVVRVGARVEFVCAPGPLRNGTQAAAAHQPQLEGVIHTMLLNRGCLIAPFHNMMLVSPATKKAQIDRLIAAFDETLSELFA; encoded by the coding sequence ATGTTGTCCGATCCCGACCTGATCGCAGGCGTGCCCGCCGCCCGGCTGGCACGCCTTGCGCTGCGCGAGGCGCGCCGCTTTGCCGCCGCCCGTCCGCATAGCCACAAGACGCTGGAACAGGGCGCGGCGCCGTTCCTGGGCCGGGTGCCGATGCACTGGATGAAGGACTGGCCGATGCCCTTTCCGCTGGTGGTCGCCAGTGCGCAGGGTGCGCGGCTGGAGGATATCGACGGCTTCGGCATCGACGATTTCTGCCTGGGCGATACCGGCAGCATGTTCGGCCATTCGCCGGCCCCGGTGGCCAAGGCGATCCGCCGGCAGGCGACGCGCGGCCTGACCTACATGTTGCCCACCGAAGACGCGCTGGAGGCCGGGCGCCTGCTGACCGAACGGTTCGGCGCCTTTCGCTGGCAGATCGCCACCACGGCGACCGATGCCAACCGTTTTGCCCTGCGGGTGGCGCGGGCGGTGACCGGGCGGCGCAAGGTGCTGGTGTTCAACGGCTGCTACCATGGCACCGTCGACGACGCGATGGTGGCGCTGGACGGCGGGCGCACGGTGAACCGGCCCGGGCTGGTGGGGCAGGTGACGGACCTGTCCGATGTCGCCGTCTCGGTCGAGTTCAACGATATTGCCGCGGTCGAGGCCGCGCTTGCGGGGGGCGAGATTGCCGCCGTCCTGACCGAACCCGTGATGACCAATTCCTGCATGGTGCTGCCGCAGGCCGGCTTTCACGACGGCCTGCGCACCCTGACGCGCCGTTACGGCGCCCTGCTGATCGTGGACGAGACGCATACGATTTCCAGCGGGCTGGGCGGGTATACCCGGGTGCATTCGCTGTCGCCTGACATGTTCGTGGTTGGCAAATGCGTGGCGGGCGGCATGCCCGCGGCGGTCTGGGGCGTGACCGATGATGTGGCGGCGCGGCTGGAAACCTATGATGCAACGCGCCCGCCCGGCCATTCCGGCATGGGCACCACGCTGTCGGCGAACCCCATGCAGTTCGCCTGCCTGCGCGCCACGCTGGACAAGGTGATGACGGCGAAAGCCTATGCCCATATGGAAAAGGGCGCCCGGCGGCTGGAGGCGGGATTGGCCGCCGCGATTGTCCGGCATGGGGCGCCCTGGCATGTGGTGCGGGTGGGCGCGCGGGTGGAGTTCGTCTGCGCCCCCGGCCCGCTGCGCAATGGCACCCAGGCCGCCGCCGCCCATCAGCCGCAGCTGGAAGGTGTGATCCATACCATGCTGCTGAACCGCGGCTGCCTGATTGCCCCGTTCCACAACATGATGCTTGTCAGCCCGGCGACGAAAAAGGCACAGATCGACCGCCTGATTGCTGCCTTTGACGAAACCCTGTCCGAACTGTTCGCGTGA
- a CDS encoding glutamine synthetase family protein, which translates to MTTSPSGSSVSEAEAFLAANPDIEAVDIVLHDANGIGRGKIIRRHELVPFYRGGRHLPISILGLDICGEDVHETGLIWDQGDGDLRAWPIPGTLKRLHGTSPARAEVFMSMYTLDGLPMGSDPRHALARNLAKMEADGLHPAGAFELEFFLLANERDANGRVQPARAVLDGRPSAKTEVYSVDHLHGMQPLFSDIYAAADLAGVQAETMISEYAPGQYELTLHYRTNVLQAADDLMRLKRIVRAQARRHGVTACFMAKPVEQYAGSGMHFHVSLQSPVGRNVFMEDVPGQWSPLILQSLGGLIETMAESMLVFAPHANSWRRFAAQSYAPVSPTWGVNNRSVALRIPVGDIKARRIEHRPAGVDANPYLVGATVLAGIRHGLTHKVDPGPETTGNGYDAPGSDRIPRDWREAIRAAQGSAFLKHALGEEMHRTFCAIKAGEYARVARTIPDVDYDLYLHTV; encoded by the coding sequence ATGACCACCTCTCCCTCTGGTTCCTCCGTTTCCGAAGCCGAGGCCTTTCTGGCCGCCAACCCCGATATCGAGGCGGTGGATATTGTCCTGCACGATGCCAACGGCATCGGGCGCGGCAAGATCATCCGGCGGCATGAACTGGTGCCGTTCTATCGCGGCGGGCGGCATCTGCCGATTTCCATCCTGGGGCTGGATATCTGCGGCGAGGATGTGCATGAAACCGGCCTGATCTGGGATCAGGGCGATGGCGACCTGCGCGCCTGGCCCATTCCCGGCACGCTGAAGCGCCTGCATGGCACCAGCCCGGCGCGGGCCGAGGTGTTCATGTCGATGTATACGCTGGACGGGTTGCCCATGGGATCGGACCCCCGCCATGCGCTGGCCCGCAACCTGGCCAAGATGGAGGCTGACGGCCTGCATCCTGCCGGCGCGTTCGAGCTGGAATTCTTCCTGCTGGCCAATGAACGCGATGCCAATGGCCGGGTGCAACCGGCGCGCGCGGTGCTGGATGGCCGCCCCTCGGCCAAGACCGAGGTCTATTCGGTGGACCATCTGCACGGCATGCAGCCGCTGTTTTCCGACATCTACGCGGCGGCCGATCTGGCGGGCGTGCAGGCGGAAACGATGATTTCGGAATATGCACCCGGTCAGTATGAACTGACGCTGCATTACCGCACCAATGTGTTGCAGGCCGCCGATGACCTGATGCGGCTGAAACGCATCGTGCGGGCGCAGGCGCGCCGGCATGGCGTGACCGCCTGTTTCATGGCCAAGCCGGTGGAACAATATGCCGGGTCGGGCATGCACTTCCACGTGTCGCTGCAATCGCCGGTCGGGCGCAACGTGTTCATGGAGGATGTGCCCGGCCAATGGTCGCCGCTGATCCTGCAATCGCTGGGCGGGTTGATCGAGACGATGGCCGAATCGATGCTGGTCTTTGCCCCCCATGCCAACAGCTGGCGCCGGTTCGCCGCGCAAAGCTATGCGCCGGTCAGCCCGACCTGGGGGGTGAACAACCGGTCTGTCGCCCTGCGGATTCCGGTGGGGGATATCAAGGCCCGCCGGATCGAACATCGCCCGGCGGGGGTGGATGCCAACCCCTATCTGGTCGGCGCCACGGTGTTGGCCGGCATCCGCCACGGCCTGACGCACAAGGTGGATCCGGGGCCGGAAACCACCGGCAACGGTTATGACGCGCCGGGATCCGACCGCATCCCCCGCGACTGGCGCGAGGCGATCCGGGCGGCGCAAGGATCGGCCTTTCTGAAACACGCCTTGGGCGAGGAGATGCACCGCACCTTCTGCGCCATCAAGGCAGGCGAATATGCCCGTGTCGCGCGCACCATCCCCGATGTGGATTACGACCTGTATCTGCACACCGTGTGA
- a CDS encoding NAD-dependent succinate-semialdehyde dehydrogenase, giving the protein MTIAAAQNWARPYGAEAAAIAGRIDGRPLDGGRAFDILNPANEQPIARGLAATPDQVQQALASSARAFQTWRFTPVQQRSAILHRAAALMRDRAQDLALTLTLEQGKPLAQALVEITLSAEVLDWFGGAALRIDGRVMPMRSPGARQITVPEPIGPVAALTPWNFPALLAARKIGPALAAGCTVVLKPAEETPAITVAMADALALAGLPDGVLNLVFGNAGEISSALIASPVIRKVSFTGSVPVGKLLAEQAGRHMKPCTLELGGHAPVLVMDDADPAKAAAASVMGKSRNSGQVCTSPTRFFVQDAVHDRFLTAFADGMAALKVGDGTEPGVDMGPLANGRRILAMEELVADAIKRGAKLVTGGSRIGNRGYMFQPTVLAGVPDDAMIMSNEPFGPIAIVNRFATLDEALAKANSVSVGLAGYAFTDSQSRAVAISDRLEVGMLGINSFAVSQIEAPFGGVKDSGYGYEGGPEGLEHYLHRKFVHHA; this is encoded by the coding sequence ATGACCATTGCCGCAGCACAGAATTGGGCCAGACCATATGGGGCCGAGGCCGCCGCCATCGCCGGCCGGATCGACGGCAGGCCACTGGATGGCGGGCGGGCGTTCGATATTCTGAACCCCGCCAATGAACAGCCCATCGCCCGCGGGCTGGCGGCGACGCCCGATCAGGTGCAACAGGCGCTGGCCTCCAGCGCGCGGGCGTTCCAGACGTGGCGCTTTACCCCGGTGCAGCAGCGGTCCGCCATCCTGCACCGCGCCGCCGCGCTGATGCGGGACCGCGCGCAGGATCTGGCGCTGACCCTGACGCTGGAACAGGGCAAGCCGCTGGCGCAGGCGCTGGTGGAAATCACCCTGTCGGCCGAGGTGCTGGACTGGTTTGGCGGCGCCGCCCTGCGCATCGACGGCCGGGTGATGCCGATGCGCAGCCCCGGCGCGCGGCAGATCACCGTGCCCGAACCCATCGGCCCGGTCGCCGCGCTGACGCCGTGGAACTTTCCCGCCCTGCTGGCCGCGCGCAAGATCGGCCCCGCTCTGGCCGCCGGCTGCACCGTGGTGCTGAAGCCGGCCGAGGAAACCCCGGCCATCACCGTTGCCATGGCCGATGCGCTGGCGCTGGCCGGGCTGCCCGACGGCGTGCTGAACCTGGTGTTCGGCAATGCCGGCGAAATCTCGTCGGCGCTCATCGCTTCGCCCGTCATCCGCAAGGTCAGCTTTACCGGGTCGGTCCCGGTGGGCAAGCTGCTGGCCGAACAGGCCGGCCGGCACATGAAGCCCTGCACGCTGGAACTGGGCGGCCATGCCCCGGTGCTGGTGATGGACGATGCCGACCCGGCCAAGGCCGCCGCCGCATCGGTCATGGGCAAAAGCCGCAATTCGGGGCAGGTCTGCACGTCGCCAACCCGGTTCTTCGTGCAGGACGCGGTGCATGACCGGTTCCTCACGGCCTTTGCCGATGGCATGGCCGCGCTGAAGGTAGGCGACGGCACCGAACCGGGCGTGGACATGGGGCCGCTGGCCAATGGCCGCCGGATCCTCGCCATGGAGGAACTGGTGGCCGATGCCATCAAGCGTGGCGCCAAACTGGTGACCGGGGGCAGCCGCATCGGCAACCGGGGCTACATGTTCCAGCCTACCGTGCTGGCCGGCGTGCCCGACGATGCCATGATCATGTCGAACGAACCCTTTGGCCCCATCGCCATCGTCAACCGCTTTGCCACCCTGGACGAGGCGCTGGCCAAGGCGAACAGCGTATCGGTCGGCCTGGCCGGCTATGCCTTTACCGACAGCCAGTCGCGCGCCGTTGCCATTTCCGACCGGCTGGAGGTGGGGATGCTGGGCATCAACTCCTTTGCCGTGTCGCAGATCGAGGCGCCGTTCGGCGGCGTCAAGGACAGCGGCTATGGCTATGAAGGCGGGCCAGAGGGGCTGGAACACTACCTGCACCGCAAGTTCGTCCACCACGCCTGA
- a CDS encoding cation diffusion facilitator family transporter, with protein sequence MSDPDSLRLNLSAARASVGVALALIAVKLWALWATGALSIAASLADSTMDLIMSAGAMLAVRYAALPPDDDHAFGHTSAEDLTAFVQSLFLTAAAIGLVVSAISRLMAETPPTLASEAAGILAMVISMALTGALVLWQGHVARRTGNRVIAADRLHYMADLLPALGAIAALVASRLWGLWQLDAVVALVAAAVLARGAWTIGRGAWDALMDRRADPEVLEGIARIASSWPGVRGWHDLKTRTAGSRIFVNLHIELDGDQSLREAHDIGAALRRAILEAYPQADVIIHKDVADPPRP encoded by the coding sequence ATGTCTGATCCCGACTCGCTTCGCTTGAACCTGTCCGCGGCCCGTGCGTCGGTCGGCGTCGCGCTGGCGCTGATCGCGGTCAAGCTCTGGGCGCTCTGGGCCACCGGGGCGCTGTCGATCGCGGCGTCGCTGGCGGATTCGACGATGGATCTGATCATGTCGGCGGGGGCCATGCTGGCCGTGCGCTATGCCGCCCTGCCCCCCGATGACGACCACGCCTTCGGCCATACCTCGGCCGAGGATCTGACCGCCTTTGTCCAGTCACTGTTCCTGACCGCCGCGGCCATTGGGCTGGTGGTTTCGGCCATTTCGCGGCTGATGGCGGAAACCCCGCCCACGCTGGCCAGCGAAGCGGCTGGGATCCTGGCCATGGTGATTTCCATGGCGCTGACCGGGGCGCTGGTGCTGTGGCAGGGCCATGTCGCGCGGCGCACCGGCAACCGGGTGATCGCGGCCGACAGGCTGCATTACATGGCCGATCTGCTGCCGGCGCTGGGGGCCATCGCGGCGCTGGTCGCCTCGCGCCTGTGGGGGCTGTGGCAGCTGGACGCGGTGGTGGCGCTGGTCGCCGCGGCCGTGCTGGCGCGCGGCGCCTGGACCATCGGGCGCGGCGCCTGGGATGCGCTGATGGACCGCCGCGCCGATCCCGAGGTGCTGGAGGGCATCGCGCGCATTGCCAGCAGCTGGCCCGGCGTGCGCGGCTGGCACGATCTGAAAACCCGCACCGCCGGCAGCCGCATCTTCGTCAACCTGCATATCGAACTGGACGGCGACCAGTCCCTGCGCGAGGCGCATGACATCGGCGCCGCCCTGCGCCGTGCCATTCTGGAGGCCTATCCGCAGGCCGATGTGATCATCCACAAGGACGTGGCCGATCCGCCGCGACCCTGA
- a CDS encoding SH3 domain-containing protein: protein MRQAIFALGLAAMALAWAGSAPAQTTEDEDAAPKPATAQAGVRDCPPGLGCVTRRPLPRYVSVKGAEARARRGPGPDHRVDWVYQRPGMPLKVTAEYENWRRVEDAEGAGGWMHYALLSPSRTAIVTEDMAELRSSPDGAGSVVARAQNGVIARLLECQTAWCRVSAEGTRGWVPKAALWGVEPDETFD from the coding sequence ATGCGTCAGGCGATTTTCGCGCTGGGACTGGCCGCCATGGCACTGGCCTGGGCCGGATCCGCACCAGCCCAGACCACCGAGGATGAAGACGCCGCCCCGAAACCCGCCACCGCGCAGGCCGGTGTCCGCGATTGCCCGCCGGGCCTTGGCTGCGTCACCCGCCGCCCGCTGCCCCGCTATGTCTCGGTCAAGGGGGCCGAGGCGCGGGCGCGGCGTGGCCCCGGGCCGGACCACCGCGTCGACTGGGTGTATCAGCGCCCTGGCATGCCGCTGAAGGTGACCGCCGAATACGAAAACTGGCGCCGGGTCGAAGATGCCGAAGGTGCAGGCGGATGGATGCATTACGCGCTGCTGTCGCCGTCGCGCACCGCCATCGTGACCGAGGACATGGCCGAACTGCGGTCCAGTCCCGATGGGGCCGGATCGGTGGTGGCGCGCGCGCAGAATGGCGTCATCGCCCGCCTGCTGGAATGCCAGACCGCCTGGTGCCGCGTTTCTGCCGAAGGCACGCGCGGCTGGGTGCCCAAGGCCGCCCTGTGGGGCGTGGAACCCGACGAGACCTTCGACTGA
- a CDS encoding D-glycerate dehydrogenase, with protein MPAKRLSVVVTRRLPEAVETRMTELFDVTLRDPDTRMSRDELAAAMRAADVLVPCVTDQIDANLLAQAGDKLRLIANYGAGVDHIDVATARQRGILVSNTPGVLSDDTADMAMALILGVLRKVPQGMAEMASGNWQGWSPMANLGHRVGGRRLGILGMGRTGLAVARRARAFGMQIHYHNRRRLRPEVEAEVEATYWESLDQMLARVDVLSINCPHTPSTFHLLNSRRLRLMKPTAVIVNTSRGEVIDENALVRALKGGEIAGAGLDVYEHGTEINPALRELPGVVLLPHMGSATTEGRVEMGEKVILNIKTFADGHRPPDQVVPGML; from the coding sequence ATGCCCGCGAAAAGGCTGAGTGTTGTCGTGACGCGACGGTTGCCCGAGGCGGTCGAGACCCGGATGACCGAGCTGTTCGACGTGACCCTGCGCGATCCCGATACCAGGATGAGCCGCGATGAACTGGCTGCGGCCATGCGCGCCGCCGATGTGCTGGTGCCCTGCGTGACCGACCAGATCGACGCCAACCTGCTGGCACAGGCGGGCGACAAGCTGCGCCTGATCGCGAACTATGGCGCCGGGGTGGACCATATCGACGTGGCGACGGCGCGGCAGCGCGGCATTCTGGTGTCGAACACGCCGGGCGTGCTGTCGGACGATACCGCCGACATGGCCATGGCGCTGATCCTGGGCGTGCTGCGCAAGGTGCCGCAGGGCATGGCGGAAATGGCCAGCGGCAACTGGCAGGGCTGGTCGCCGATGGCGAACCTGGGCCACCGGGTGGGCGGGCGCCGGCTGGGCATCCTGGGCATGGGGCGCACCGGCCTTGCCGTGGCACGCCGGGCGCGGGCCTTTGGCATGCAGATCCACTATCACAACCGCCGCCGCCTGCGTCCCGAGGTCGAGGCAGAGGTCGAGGCGACATATTGGGAAAGCCTGGACCAGATGCTGGCGCGCGTTGACGTGCTGTCGATCAACTGCCCGCACACGCCATCGACCTTCCACCTGCTGAACTCGCGCCGGTTGCGGCTGATGAAACCGACAGCGGTGATCGTGAACACCTCGCGCGGGGAGGTGATCGACGAAAACGCGCTGGTGCGCGCCCTGAAGGGGGGCGAGATCGCGGGGGCGGGGCTGGACGTTTACGAGCACGGCACCGAGATCAACCCGGCCCTGCGCGAACTGCCGGGCGTGGTGCTGCTGCCGCATATGGGATCGGCCACCACCGAAGG